The genomic segment AAATTAGCTGAGTTAAGATAGTGTGATAGACTTCAAAAGCAATTTAACCTTCCAAATTTGGCAAAGATTTTACTGAGAGGATTTGCAATAGCTCCTCAATAATCTCATCTGATAGCTCGGTAGATCTCAACTCCTTTTTGATATCATCAATTGGAATCTTTTCAATCTGTTATCACCGAAAAATAGTAAACAAATAAGAAGAAACATAGACCGGAGAAAACAAGAGAACGGATTTAGCATGAACAACGAGAGCGAGAGAGAGAGCGAGAGAGAGAGAGGGAGagcgagagagagagagagagagagaacaGGTTAAGACATGAGGAATAATGAAGCATTGGTactgattattttcaatggtaaATTGCTACAAATGATGATTAGATGTCAGAATATCGAGCTAACCTTATCTATAATTACACAAACCCTACCAAAAGAACTTTCTGGTACAGGATAGAGAGAGAGCAGGTGAACAGGTTAAGACATGAGGAATAATGAAGCATTGGTactgattattttcaatggtaaATTGCTACAAATGATGATTAGATGTCAGAATATCGAGCTAACCTTATCTATAATTACACAAACCCTACCAAAAGAACTTTCTGGTACAGGATAGCGTCTCAGTACTTCTTGCAAAACCTGTAGATCGCCAAACAAATGACAAAAAAAAGGACATGTATCAATGCTCCCCATGGACTAAAGTTGTAAGATTATTTTAGCAACTTCACTTAATTTCAATATCATGAATTGCTAGTATGATAAAAGAAGCATACGATTATAAAGTATATGTCTATCTTCAAACCTTTCGACTAGAAACTTTAAACCCGACATCTGATGCCGTGATACCAATGCGCTTGAAAAAGGTGACAATAGAAGAAATCAGCTCTGCTTCAGCCTAAAGAAACATCACTCGCACAATTACAAACTTATCCaattcaaaaacatgaaaattaatGTGTAGAATCACCCACATGTATATGTACATGGTCACCATTTCTGTAGGTAAAAGAGATTATGAAGTAGTCAAAAGGTATGTCAATAGCTTCACCTCGCCTtgaaattgataaaaaaaaagaagaatgaATGAAATTTGTTATTTGTAACATAATGTGCGGGACAGAAGAGACGGTTCTTAAAACAGAGGATTAtgctaaaaattttaaatgttcaaaagAAGAAATTGTGGTACTTCCATGGCAAAGGGCATACAATGTCGGGATAAAAGAGAGCAATCTTACTTACGTAACCCGCATTTGGCAATGTCTTTAAGCTAGAAATCAAGTGCAGCTCTAAGTTAGCttaatcaaattttagaaatttaGGCTGCTAATCGAAACAAATAAGGCACAAAAAATTGAAAGTCAAAATTTTCTTCAAGTCTATAAAGAGTATGGCTGTGTATATGTGAATTTCAATGAAAGGGATAACTATAGAAAACACAATATATaaattcagtagacatactgtaACATCTGAAACACCAATAATATCCATGTTCCATTGATAATGCTCGCGACGACGACCTCTAGTCATTCGCTCATACCGCCAGCATTGCCCAATAGTAAACCATTTTAGCGGAAGGGAAACAGATTTTCTGAACAGAAAAAAACATGGAGATCAAAATCTGGATTCTGTACCTGGATACAAAAATCATAGTATACACATAAATATTCTTTggacaatttatatatatacaagtaAACTTGGACTGGCCAAATAATGTCGCTTTATAACTCACCCTTTCTGTATGACAAGCCTCGCCAAAGAAGGAGTAAGTTCAGGCCTTAATGCAACTCTGCGGTTTCCCCGATCTTCAAAGCAGTAAAGCTTAATCCATACAATAAAAAAAGATACTTGAGCGTCAGCTTCCAGTTTCATTTGCATTTGGTCTTCACTACTCCATTTCATATTCACAATTCTACAACATGAATGGTACACAAGAAATGCGCACACAAAAAATAGGAAATAAACCTGGTCTCTGATCTCCTCCCCAGCTTTCCTTATGAACAATGCTTCTGATTCTAGAACCGGAAAATCAATCTCTTCGAAGCCGAATGATTGTGAAACCTAAAACATCCAACAATCCATGAAACCTTTGAGGCAACAATTTAACAttagaaaacaaaaaacaaagcaTCTTATCTTTTTTGACAAACAATAAGAGTGAAATCGGCTTAGAGGCTGCTAGAGACCTTTAAACCTCTATTTTACACCTACACCTATTAGGTTAGGTGTCAGGAATGTGTACCTGAGATTGCATACAAAGGATAACTGCTGAAGTGATAAAATGCTCTACATTGCTATGATATACGGATATTATGGAGATGGCCATGAATCGTCTCTAGTACTCATTGGATATGGATACGGCGTGAATAGGGGTAGACATTGTGAACAAAATatcaagaattttttttctgaaataatttaaatacaGGCGTGTCCTGGCTCTATCAGAGATAGAGCAGGAACTACTCTGTAATTTATAAGACTGCAACATGGACCACATTTCTAGGATACAACAGGGGGCATTTTGTACATTTTCAAATAACTTAAGGGTTTTTTATACACTTAAAAAGAGAATCTTGCGCTTCAAATGACATGATGCACAACCATTTTGTGAAGAATATtggattgatatttgtaatataCTAAGATTTACATGCATTCACAAAATTttgtttcattttaattttttctttttatgatATAATGTATTTTGTTTTATCCATCTATCTATCTATAGATTCAAGTTTCAATCTTATCATGATATCAGAGCCCAGGTTCCTCCGTAATGTGTTGGATTGTCCATAGTTGGGCCGCCCGTTCTGCCCATATTTGGGTCATTTGTGAACTTCACGCTCCAAATGTTCATTCCTGGGCGTGAGGAGGGTATGTTACTTGTCTTATATCGGTTGTATAAAATACTTGGAGTTGCATATATGGACTTGGATAATCCACAGCTCTTGAGCTAACTTttgaggttgagttaggtccaagttccaatcaAGTCCCAGgaattttatccaaccgatgtgggacaactaacaccccccttgagctagcttttgaggttgagttaggtcTAAGTTTCAATCTTATCATGGTATCGGAGCCCAGGTTCCTCCATTATGTGTTGGACTTTTCATAGTTGGCCCACCCGTTTTACCTATatttgggtcatttgtaaacttcacgctccagATGTTAATTCCTGGGCATGAGGAGGGTGTGTTAGTTGTCCCACATCTTATAGATAAAATACCTGAAGTTGCATATATGGACTTGGACGATCCTCCcttcttgagctagcttttggggttgagttaggtctaATTTCCAATCTTATCATCAGGAAACTATTTCACTGATTGACAAACAAGAAAAGAAAAGCTCTCTGTTCTCTGCTAATGCATTCTTCAAACATCTAGAAAGAAAATAACTTGTGGTATAGTTTTATACATGCTATGACTTTAAAAGTGAAATTCTTTCACATGGCACAGAAATTCTGTGCGGCCACAGCAATTTAAGGGCGCAATCCAATGCCAGTGGAGAATGCAACAATTCTAAACTGCAATACATTATCCCAAAAGTTCTAAATATAGTTTGGCTTAATTTGGTGTGCCTTGACCTACATACCAAACCAATCAaaaattcattttctcaattagTTTTTTAGAGTACCAAATAACCACAATTCACATTTCCACTATTGAACAGAACACAGACAATCATCCAAAACATTAGGCAAAATTTATAGAGCCAGGACACCTATCGCCTTATGCTACTGGCTCAATTTGTATCGAACTAATTCAAGCTTGTCAAAATCTGGTATTTTATATAATTGTGCAGGAGAAAGAGACATCAAAGATTATATAGACATTTCCCATCCCCAAGTTATGTTACAATCCTACTATTCATGTGGATTACAATTAATAATTCCCAATCCTCAGCCGTGCCGTCACTCTTTATTTCTAATTACTAACTAGCACTGTTGGCTACTTGGCTTTATACTCGATACTCTTGCAATGAGCATTGACAGCTAGGTACGACCATTGAAGCAAAAAACGACAACCCCCAACAACAGTGTACAATGCCCGATCACTTATTCATTGACTTCGAGCCATATTCATGATCAAGGCTTCTCTCAATTACTACTCAACCAATGTATTACTCTTAAATCCAGAAAGTAACGAGAACTTAGATACTGAATGCCAATACAAGATAAAGTACTTTTTTTATCGGGAAACTAAAAATACACAATCAAAGCACACCAACATCAAAGAAGATTACATTAACGTGAAGCATACCAAGTAGTTTAGTTGGGACAAGGCTAGGACGCGTCTTAATGTATTTTGGGAGCCAAAATTATGCCTTTACAAAATCTAAACAGTAAACATAAGTtgaattattcaataaaaagggaATTACCATCACCACCTCACCATACAACTATAAAGGAGCGATCTTGCTACTACTCTCTCCACTGAATTACCCgagttaaataataatttttttaaaagtctCAAACTTTACCTCTCTGAAGTTTTGAAAAAGCCAATTGCGGAGCCGCATTTCTTCCGGGGGGAAATCCCGGGTCCCTTTTGGTGGGTTAACGTCAATTTTCTGTGCAGTATTCAAGTTCGAAGGAGGGGAAGCAATTGAAGCGGAGCGGCCGGTTCGAGCAATATCCAATTCTGCTGATGATGCGGAAGTTAACTGCCCTCTGACTATAGGAGTTAATGAAAAAGATCGAGGAAAGAGGGGGATGCAGTGTCGGAGGGAACGTAGGACGGCGGAGACGGCGGCCGGGTGGTGGTGGCTAAGGAAGGAAGTGTTGGGAATAGCACGCATGTTTGGTTTGGGTTGAGTTGAGTTTAGTCCAAGCAATAGCGGTAGGGAAAGAAGATGCTGGTGAGCGGAAAAGTCCATATAGACCAAAATGCCCTCAAATggttttgttatatatatatatatatatatatatatgatttggaTCCTTTGTTGTGGGGAAAGATCAGCGTCATGTGTTGTACATATCTTACATAAAATCATCAACTGATAATCTTAATTCATCTGACAACTTCTCAAATTTGTTAGCCAATTTGAGTGATCTTCAAGATCATCAATCGATAATCTTACGTAGAATATGCACAATACCATATACTATGATTAAGCCCCCATAAAGAGAAGATCTAAATCCATGTATATATTTTCTAATTGCCTTTTTAGTTTATGctacttatttaattaaatggaTAAAAAAAAGAACTTGCACTTATATAGTTATAACTATATAGTATAATTATAATTTGCCTGTGAATCATCTTTTGATGTAGAGAAATCAAAGCACGTAGAGTTCGCTTatgtttacatatttatttttaagagTGATGTTGCTCAATCATTCACACTTTCTCTCATCATTGTTCTGGATGTTCTCTCAGTTCGTTTTGCTCGTCTTCATCACTTTTAATATCTTTTATTCGACTAACGACTTTTGATCAATAATTGAGCAAACATTGAGCTTCCATATTTCTCATCTAATACACTACATCTCATACTAAAAGCTTGCTCCACAACAACATTTAAAATGTGGCAAACTATAATTTTGTTTGTCATTATAGAAAAAATTGGATATATTTGTGTTTTTTACGACCTTCATTGCAATATGTTGAAATTGTCTTCATTTGCAtcactaaaataaaaaatagtggTAAAATAATTTTCAAGTTCCTAACTGAAACTTGATGATCACCGTGGATATTTCATACATTCTCTTATAAaagttatattttaataaatttagaaGTGATATTACTAGTGGTAATGGATTGTGCTTCATGTGGAATAATTTGTCCATCATATTTCGTATTATATTCAttataaatatcatataaatGAGTTCTaataataaacaaaattaattaggTATATGAATTATTTTCGTAGTAGAGTCTAAAGAATCATAATATAATGCTAACATTTTTTATAAACCATCTAATTAAGTATATGATCTAAAACAAAagcacataaaaatatttttggaatttCTAACAtacatttttctcatttttctttCATGACATAAATACATTGAACTAACGTATCATCAAAAGATTTAATATGTCAACTGACAATTTTATAAGAATTTGTTAAACTAAATGAAAAGTAGGATAACAAACACCAAAAAATTGGTCACTAATATCATTAaacactttaaaattttcataaatactaGTGCATATGTTTCATTGAGTTGAAAACAATAACATGATCTTGAACATGTTAATGgaaaaatatacataataaatatttatatttaaaagatGATAATAACAATTTATACAGTATAACTCGTTTAGGTCTCAtaccatttttattttttatttttttgcaacatttttttgattatttaataacTTGGGGATGTGTGTATATGTAATGAATTGTGATCCCAATTAGTTTAATATGAAATTCAAAAGTTTTTAATTCATCTTGAACacacaaatttaaaatatgacaaATGCACCTAATATGAAAAATTTATCACCTAGTGATGGTTTGCATATTTTATTATGCT from the Primulina tabacum isolate GXHZ01 chromosome 16, ASM2559414v2, whole genome shotgun sequence genome contains:
- the LOC142529543 gene encoding histidine--tRNA ligase, chloroplastic/mitochondrial, with amino-acid sequence MRAIPNTSFLSHHHPAAVSAVLRSLRHCIPLFPRSFSLTPIVRGQLTSASSAELDIARTGRSASIASPPSNLNTAQKIDVNPPKGTRDFPPEEMRLRNWLFQNFREVSQSFGFEEIDFPVLESEALFIRKAGEEIRDQLYCFEDRGNRRVALRPELTPSLARLVIQKGKSVSLPLKWFTIGQCWRYERMTRGRRREHYQWNMDIIGVSDVTAEAELISSIVTFFKRIGITASDVGFKVSSRKVLQEVLRRYPVPESSFGRVCVIIDKIEKIPIDDIKKELRSTELSDEIIEELLQILSVKSLPNLEEKLGDSVEAIAELKKLFSLAENYGFSEWIQFDASIVRGLAYYTGIVFEGFDREGKLRAICGGGRYDRLLSTFGGDDIPACGFGFGDAVVIELLKERQLLPELDLHVENIICSLDPDLQGAASAVAAKLREKGQSVDLVLENKPLKWVFKRAARINARRLVLVGNDEWQKGMVKIKILASGEQYEVKVDES